CTTGCTCGTCAGTTGCAGCGAAAGCAAAATCACTCAGTGTCAAAAGATATTCAAGATTACCAACGAAACGGTGAATGAAACCAAAACCGTTACCAATGGAGGTCAAAATAGCTCTCCAGAAGCGCTAGTCAAAACAGCCGAGATTTGGGATAAATCAGCTCAAGAAATGACCAGTATCCAAGTCAATGACCCAAAGCTGAAAAAGTTTCAAGCTGATTTTATTAGGATGTATCGAGAGAGTAGTAAGGCAACTCGCGAATATGTTGCAGCTCTCAAAAAAAGGGATTTCCCCGCGGTTGATGCCGGATTTAAAAAATTGCAAAAATCCTATAACCCAGAAAGAAATTTAGTGAATGGGATAAACACCTACTGTGGAAGTTAATCAAAAGTTGCTTGCGATTTCTACCCACTTTCTAAAGCTCAAAAATTAGGAGAAGAGAAGAATCAAGCTATTTTTCTGGGCTAAGTTCTAGGAAGTCTATTTTTGATTCCATGTAATCCAGTGTCAGGCGTGCAAAAGTGCGGTAATGGACTTAGAGCCTACAGCGATCGCTCAAGAGCGATCGATCGCTGGCTGAGGAGTGAGTAAAATTTACACTCAGCCCTTAAGTACGCGCAACTGTGAAGTCAGCTTTGTCATTAAAGTATGCCCTCGTCCATGAATGGTTGACCCCCGAAGCTACTGGCGGGTCAGAACTCGTTGTCCGAGAAATTCTCAAGCACATTGATGCCGACCTCTATGCCCTCATTGACTTTGAATCCACCAATTCCGAAAGTTATCTCTTCAATCGCCCCATTGGCACCACATTCCTGCAACACTTCCCGAAAGCCCGCAGTGGCATTCAAAAATATCTCCCCCTATTGCCGCTAGCGATTGAACAGCTGGACTTACGCGACTATGACGTAATTCTCTCCTCTGCCCACGCTGTCGCCAAAGGAGTCCTCACCAGTCCGCAACAACTGCATATCTGCTACTGCCATACGCCCATGCGCTACGCCTGGGATTTAACTTTTGATTATCTAGACAGTAGCCGACTAGGACGGGGTCTCCCAGGCATCCTGACGCGGTATCTCCTTCATCAACTGCGTCAGTGGGATGTCCTCTCCGCAAACCGCGTTGATTATTTCATCGCCAACTCCCAACACACCGCACGTCGCATCTGGCGCTGCTATCGGCGGGAAGCAGAAGTCATTTATCCACCCGTCAATATCGAGCGGTTTTCCTTTCAGCCCCATAAAGAAGATTTTTACCTCACCGTTTCCCGGCTGGTGAGTTACAAGCAAGTATCTTTAATTGTCC
Above is a window of Coleofasciculus sp. FACHB-1120 DNA encoding:
- a CDS encoding glycosyltransferase, which encodes MKSALSLKYALVHEWLTPEATGGSELVVREILKHIDADLYALIDFESTNSESYLFNRPIGTTFLQHFPKARSGIQKYLPLLPLAIEQLDLRDYDVILSSAHAVAKGVLTSPQQLHICYCHTPMRYAWDLTFDYLDSSRLGRGLPGILTRYLLHQLRQWDVLSANRVDYFIANSQHTARRIWRCYRREAEVIYPPVNIERFSFQPHKEDFYLTVSRLVSYKQVSLIVRSFNQLGRPLVVIGTGPELDEMRQLAKPNVKVLGSQPDDVVEQYMAQAKAFVYAACEDFGMALVEAQACGTPAIAYGAGGALETVLDIREHPTQGTGLFFPAQTEAALIEAVKTFEASQGLFNPEIARVRASQFAPQTFQKRYLAFLESCYQEFQSSSAIRP